From Virgibacillus natechei, the proteins below share one genomic window:
- a CDS encoding BMP family lipoprotein → MRKNQFILLFVLLLSLGVFLAACGNGADEETDTGSDNDESAEETTDYSAALVTDEGGVDDKSFNQSSWEGLQAWGEEHGHTEGEGYDYAQSDAASDYEPNLTRLVRNDYDLIFGIGFLLEDAIANIAEQNPETDFAIVDTVVDAPNVASITFAEHQGSFLAGVAAAEKTNTDQVGFVGGVESDLINKFETGFIAGVKSIDPDIEVDAQYVGDFSSADDGKLIATRMYNDGADIIYHSAGAAGNGVFSQAKDLKQNDPDRDVWVIGVDRDQHEEGVIGDENVTFTSMVKRVDISVQEVSDLGLNSEFPGGEVIEFGLEDEGVSIATTNDEALTDEIIVEVEDWEERIMNGDVDVPQTHEELETYLDSL, encoded by the coding sequence ATGAGAAAAAACCAATTTATTCTATTATTTGTCTTATTATTAAGTCTTGGTGTATTTTTAGCTGCCTGTGGCAATGGAGCTGATGAAGAAACAGATACGGGTTCTGATAATGATGAATCTGCAGAGGAAACGACTGACTATAGTGCTGCATTAGTTACAGATGAAGGTGGTGTAGATGATAAATCATTTAACCAATCATCATGGGAAGGTTTACAGGCATGGGGGGAAGAGCATGGTCATACAGAGGGAGAAGGATATGATTATGCGCAATCCGATGCGGCTTCCGATTATGAACCAAACTTAACACGTCTGGTTCGCAATGATTATGATTTGATTTTTGGAATTGGTTTCTTATTAGAAGATGCGATTGCGAATATAGCTGAGCAGAATCCTGAAACAGACTTTGCAATTGTAGATACTGTAGTTGATGCACCAAATGTGGCAAGTATAACATTTGCTGAACATCAAGGATCTTTCTTGGCAGGTGTTGCTGCAGCTGAGAAAACGAATACAGATCAAGTAGGATTTGTTGGTGGAGTTGAATCAGATTTAATCAATAAATTCGAAACAGGCTTTATTGCTGGTGTCAAATCTATTGATCCTGATATTGAAGTAGACGCTCAATATGTAGGTGACTTTAGTTCTGCAGATGATGGCAAATTAATTGCAACTCGTATGTACAATGATGGAGCAGATATTATTTACCATTCTGCTGGAGCAGCTGGTAATGGTGTGTTTTCTCAAGCCAAGGACCTTAAGCAAAATGACCCAGATCGTGATGTATGGGTGATTGGGGTAGACCGTGACCAACATGAAGAAGGCGTAATTGGAGACGAAAATGTTACCTTTACTTCTATGGTTAAACGTGTCGATATTTCAGTTCAAGAGGTAAGCGATTTAGGCCTCAATAGTGAGTTTCCGGGTGGTGAAGTGATTGAGTTCGGACTTGAAGATGAAGGTGTAAGTATTGCTACTACAAATGATGAAGCGCTTACGGATGAGATTATAGTTGAAGTAGAAGATTGGGAAGAAAGAATTATGAATGGCGATGTAGATGTTCCACAAACGCATGAAGAATTGGAAACTTATTTGGATTCATTATAA
- a CDS encoding ClpP family protease, giving the protein MNKEPEKKENPNEEDKNSSVVNKIQQLGQSNIPEAPDTNVHVLTIIGQVEGHVQLPPQNKTTKYEHLLPQLIAIEQNPKIEGLVVLLNTVGGDVEAGLALAEMIASISKPTVSIVLGGGHSIGVPIAVATDHSYIVPTATMTIHPVRVTGLVIGVPQTFEYLDKMQDRVIDFVTNHSNITEEKFQELMFAKGNLTRDIGTNVIGTDAVEYGLIDNVGGVNEAMKKVNELISANKNTGDQVIQ; this is encoded by the coding sequence ATGAACAAAGAACCAGAGAAAAAAGAAAATCCAAATGAAGAGGATAAAAATTCTTCAGTAGTAAATAAAATACAGCAACTGGGACAATCAAATATACCAGAAGCCCCAGACACCAATGTTCATGTACTTACTATCATTGGACAGGTGGAAGGTCATGTGCAATTACCACCACAAAACAAAACAACGAAATATGAACATTTGCTTCCTCAATTAATTGCGATTGAACAAAACCCCAAAATTGAAGGTCTGGTTGTGTTGCTTAATACAGTAGGTGGGGATGTCGAAGCAGGACTCGCATTAGCTGAAATGATTGCTTCTATCTCTAAGCCAACTGTTTCTATTGTGTTGGGTGGGGGACATTCCATTGGAGTTCCTATTGCTGTGGCAACTGATCATTCCTATATCGTTCCGACAGCAACAATGACAATTCACCCTGTAAGAGTAACAGGACTGGTGATTGGTGTGCCACAGACTTTTGAATACCTAGATAAGATGCAGGATAGAGTAATTGATTTTGTAACAAATCATTCAAACATAACGGAAGAAAAATTCCAGGAACTTATGTTTGCAAAAGGGAATTTAACAAGGGATATTGGTACAAACGTAATTGGTACCGATGCTGTTGAATATGGATTAATTGATAATGTTGGCGGTGTGAACGAAGCAATGAAAAAAGTTAATGAATTAATAAGTGCAAATAAAAATACAGGAGATCAGGTGATACAATGA
- a CDS encoding YlzJ-like family protein — protein MILYTPMSEAEIFPTSADEYGNRQIVSREGRSLYVEQTDDGYQLLQLMSTDPQDFLNEKYSPGSILK, from the coding sequence ATGATATTATATACACCAATGTCAGAAGCAGAAATATTCCCAACTTCAGCGGATGAATATGGGAATAGACAAATTGTCTCTCGTGAAGGAAGATCTTTATATGTAGAACAAACGGATGATGGCTATCAATTGTTGCAACTGATGTCCACAGATCCTCAAGACTTCCTGAATGAGAAATATTCGCCAGGAAGTATTTTAAAATAA
- a CDS encoding FtsK/SpoIIIE family DNA translocase — protein sequence MAKKRKKRRSSKLKKQVKFELLGLLFIFLAIFGSGAGAISDGAIPGGLEQIFRLFLGIWYFVASVFLLVTGIILLIKRRFPDFLNKKIIGFYILFAGILLLTHIQTLQSLLVSVGEVSIIGATWDNFLSYANGQGTTMQTGGGMVGGLLFTFCYYLFSSVGAQIVAAFSIIIGVIFMTELSLGDFFAKAWKKIKSLIVNYQTKWKAARIEKNNQKEAEQFESASSASDNLGSEEPLIQDFSEVTSSLDIVESQPMQKEVEEEAVEEIDETINNMPMTESENHEYELPSPGLLAEPAHNSQQQEKSQIQATVKKLERTFESFGVKAKITKVHVGPAVTKYEVYPEAGVKVSKIVNLHDDLALALAAKDIRIEAPIPGKSAVGIEVPNQEIAMVSFREVLDNSSNNKESKLLFALGRDISGEAIVSELNKMPHLLIAGATGSGKSVCVNGIITTILMRTKPHEVKMMMIDPKKVELNVYNGIPHLLAPVVTDPKKASRALKKVVSEMERRYELFADTGARNIEGYNEHIRKYNQTINEEEAQPNLPYIVVLVDELADLMMVASNDVEDSITRLAQMARAAGIHLIIATQRPSVDVITGVIKANIPSRIAFSVSSATDSRTILDSGGADKLLGRGDMLFLPVGSSKPMRIQGAFLSDEEVERIVDHSIEQQKATYQEEMIPEETSDVVEEVDDELYGDAVQLITEMQSASVSMLQRRFRIGYTRAARLIDAMEDRGIVGPYEGSKPRTVLVSESASEEKTS from the coding sequence ATGGCAAAAAAAAGAAAAAAACGTAGAAGTAGTAAACTAAAAAAACAAGTCAAATTTGAATTACTGGGATTATTATTTATTTTTCTTGCTATATTTGGTAGTGGAGCCGGTGCTATAAGCGATGGTGCAATACCTGGTGGTTTGGAACAAATCTTTCGCTTATTTTTAGGTATATGGTATTTTGTAGCATCTGTGTTTTTACTCGTAACTGGAATAATATTATTAATAAAAAGGCGTTTTCCAGATTTTTTAAACAAAAAGATAATCGGCTTTTATATTTTATTTGCAGGTATATTATTATTAACCCATATTCAAACGTTGCAAAGTCTTCTTGTCTCCGTTGGCGAGGTGTCTATAATTGGTGCAACATGGGATAACTTCCTATCGTACGCTAATGGACAAGGAACAACGATGCAAACAGGTGGAGGTATGGTAGGAGGGCTCTTATTTACGTTTTGTTATTATTTATTCTCCTCCGTAGGGGCACAAATTGTCGCAGCCTTTTCTATCATTATCGGTGTTATTTTCATGACCGAACTGTCATTGGGTGACTTTTTCGCTAAGGCGTGGAAAAAGATTAAATCACTAATTGTAAACTATCAAACGAAGTGGAAGGCTGCTAGAATTGAAAAAAATAACCAGAAAGAAGCAGAGCAATTCGAATCTGCATCCAGTGCCAGTGATAATCTTGGGTCAGAGGAGCCGTTAATTCAGGATTTTTCCGAAGTGACTTCTTCACTCGATATAGTGGAAAGTCAACCGATGCAAAAAGAAGTTGAAGAAGAGGCCGTAGAAGAAATCGATGAAACGATTAATAATATGCCGATGACTGAATCAGAAAATCATGAGTATGAATTACCTTCTCCCGGTTTATTAGCTGAACCTGCACATAATTCACAACAGCAGGAGAAGTCACAGATTCAAGCTACCGTGAAGAAATTGGAACGCACATTTGAAAGCTTTGGAGTAAAAGCGAAAATCACGAAAGTCCATGTTGGTCCGGCGGTTACGAAGTACGAAGTATATCCGGAAGCGGGAGTTAAAGTAAGTAAAATAGTGAATTTACATGATGATTTAGCTCTAGCGTTAGCTGCAAAAGATATTCGAATAGAAGCGCCAATTCCAGGAAAATCAGCAGTTGGTATTGAAGTGCCAAACCAGGAAATTGCAATGGTATCCTTTCGTGAAGTGTTGGATAACAGCTCAAATAATAAGGAATCAAAACTTTTATTCGCATTGGGTCGTGATATTTCGGGAGAAGCAATTGTTTCCGAACTAAACAAAATGCCTCATTTATTAATTGCTGGTGCAACTGGTAGCGGTAAAAGTGTTTGTGTAAATGGTATTATAACAACCATTCTAATGCGAACCAAACCACATGAGGTTAAAATGATGATGATTGATCCCAAAAAAGTTGAGTTGAATGTTTATAATGGTATACCACACTTACTTGCACCAGTGGTTACGGATCCAAAAAAAGCATCAAGGGCGTTGAAAAAAGTAGTTTCTGAAATGGAAAGAAGATATGAATTATTTGCTGATACTGGAGCTCGGAATATTGAAGGCTATAATGAACATATTCGAAAATATAACCAAACGATTAATGAAGAGGAAGCGCAACCTAATCTACCATATATTGTTGTGTTGGTAGATGAATTAGCTGATTTAATGATGGTAGCTTCTAACGATGTGGAAGACTCTATCACGAGACTTGCTCAAATGGCCCGTGCGGCTGGTATCCATTTAATAATCGCAACACAGCGTCCGTCAGTTGACGTTATTACTGGGGTTATTAAAGCAAATATACCTTCTCGAATTGCCTTTAGTGTTTCTTCTGCGACTGATTCACGTACTATTTTGGATTCCGGTGGAGCAGACAAGTTATTGGGTCGAGGGGATATGTTATTTCTCCCAGTTGGATCTTCAAAGCCTATGCGAATTCAAGGGGCATTTCTATCGGACGAGGAAGTTGAACGAATTGTTGACCATAGTATAGAGCAGCAAAAGGCGACGTATCAGGAAGAAATGATACCTGAAGAGACAAGTGATGTTGTTGAAGAGGTGGACGATGAATTATATGGAGATGCGGTTCAGCTTATAACAGAGATGCAAAGTGCTAGTGTTTCCATGCTACAAAGAAGATTCCGTATTGGATATACACGAGCAGCTCGGTTAATAGACGCAATGGAAGATAGAGGTATTGTAGGCCCGTATGAAGGGAGTAAGCCAAGAACCGTTCTGGTTTCCGAGTCGGCCTCTGAGGAAAAAACATCCTAG
- the dapA gene encoding 4-hydroxy-tetrahydrodipicolinate synthase has protein sequence MNFGSVLTAMVTPFSQNNDIDYDQTEILIEYLLDNGTEGLVINGTTGESPTLSIEEKINLFKHVVKVVNQRVPVIAGTSSNDTAASIALTKEAEKAGVDAAMIVAPYYNNPSQRGMYEHFKAIANATSLPVVLYNIPGRSVVTINAETIIKLSKIDNIVSVKEASGDLDLVSQVIEETSDDFSVYSGEDGLTLPMLAIGSDGVISVSSHIIGNEMQRMVKAYRTGNIQDAASIHRRTLPIMRELFKSPSPAPVKAALEINGVNTGGVRLPLLSITADEKKALKIIMDNQKVSAK, from the coding sequence ATGAATTTTGGAAGCGTACTAACAGCAATGGTAACTCCATTTAGCCAAAATAATGATATCGATTATGATCAAACTGAGATATTAATTGAGTATTTACTCGATAACGGTACGGAAGGGCTCGTGATCAATGGTACGACTGGTGAATCACCAACCCTCTCCATTGAAGAAAAAATCAACTTGTTTAAACATGTTGTTAAGGTTGTGAATCAACGCGTTCCTGTCATTGCAGGAACCAGTAGTAATGATACTGCCGCCTCCATTGCTTTGACAAAAGAAGCGGAAAAGGCGGGTGTGGACGCTGCGATGATTGTTGCTCCATACTATAATAACCCGTCTCAACGTGGTATGTATGAGCATTTTAAAGCAATTGCAAACGCAACATCTTTGCCTGTAGTGCTTTATAATATCCCAGGTCGATCAGTGGTAACAATAAATGCAGAAACGATAATCAAATTAAGTAAAATTGATAATATTGTTTCCGTAAAAGAAGCGTCAGGGGATCTGGATTTAGTTTCGCAAGTTATTGAAGAAACAAGCGATGACTTCAGTGTATATAGTGGAGAAGACGGCTTAACCCTGCCAATGCTTGCAATAGGTTCTGATGGTGTTATTTCGGTTTCATCTCATATAATAGGTAATGAAATGCAGCGTATGGTAAAAGCATATCGTACAGGAAATATTCAAGATGCTGCTTCCATACACCGAAGAACACTTCCAATTATGAGAGAGCTATTTAAATCGCCATCACCTGCGCCGGTAAAAGCAGCGCTAGAGATAAATGGAGTTAATACTGGGGGTGTACGTTTACCGTTACTCTCAATTACAGCAGATGAAAAAAAAGCGTTAAAAATTATAATGGATAATCAAAAAGTATCGGCTAAATAA
- the dapG gene encoding aspartate kinase yields the protein MQILVQKFGGTSVQTEDSREHVVEHIKDALKKDYKIVVVVSALGREPDPYATDTLLNLVGYPLNHSSNRELDMLMSCGEVISSVVLSNELKKHQITATALTGAQAGFVTTADFNRAKIKEVKQERILKEFERNEVIVVAGFQGQTKTGEITTIGRGGSDTTAAALANSLDAERIEVFTDVNGIMTADPRIVHSARPLDVVTYTEICNLAYQGAKVVHPRAVEIVMQAKIPMRVRSTYLKDTGTLVTSSRSQDKVKDVKQVVTGIAHMSSITQIKIQTKEGAYLLQSDVFKAMAEAGISVDFINISPSSVIYTVPEAFTKKAVDILDVLGFHFEIIEGCAKVSAVGAGMAGMPGVASKIVQALTNKGIQILQSADSHTTIWMLVHGKDLKSAVNALHDVFELSTNKQFI from the coding sequence ATGCAGATATTGGTTCAAAAATTTGGTGGGACTTCTGTACAAACGGAGGATAGCAGAGAGCATGTAGTAGAACATATAAAAGACGCGTTGAAAAAGGATTATAAAATTGTGGTTGTCGTATCTGCATTAGGAAGAGAACCAGATCCTTATGCAACAGATACCTTATTAAACTTAGTTGGGTATCCTCTAAATCACAGCTCTAATCGCGAACTGGATATGTTGATGTCGTGTGGTGAAGTCATTTCGTCAGTCGTTTTATCAAATGAATTAAAAAAACACCAAATAACTGCAACAGCATTAACTGGAGCGCAGGCAGGTTTTGTAACTACTGCAGACTTTAACCGGGCTAAAATTAAAGAAGTAAAACAAGAGCGAATTTTAAAGGAATTTGAAAGAAATGAAGTGATCGTAGTTGCAGGATTTCAAGGGCAAACGAAAACCGGTGAAATAACAACAATCGGTCGTGGGGGCAGTGATACTACTGCAGCTGCACTTGCGAACTCCTTGGACGCTGAACGAATCGAAGTATTTACTGATGTTAACGGTATTATGACAGCAGATCCGCGCATTGTTCATTCCGCTCGTCCCTTGGATGTTGTCACCTATACTGAAATATGTAATTTGGCGTACCAAGGAGCAAAAGTAGTTCATCCACGTGCAGTGGAAATTGTTATGCAAGCTAAAATTCCAATGCGGGTACGGTCTACTTACCTTAAAGATACAGGAACATTAGTGACATCATCTAGAAGTCAAGACAAAGTCAAGGATGTGAAGCAGGTCGTAACAGGTATTGCCCATATGTCATCCATTACACAAATTAAAATCCAGACAAAAGAAGGTGCATATCTTCTCCAGTCTGATGTGTTTAAGGCAATGGCTGAAGCAGGAATTTCCGTCGATTTCATCAATATTTCACCAAGTAGTGTTATTTATACTGTACCGGAAGCATTCACGAAAAAAGCTGTAGACATATTAGATGTGTTGGGGTTTCACTTTGAAATTATAGAAGGGTGTGCGAAGGTTTCAGCAGTTGGAGCTGGCATGGCTGGAATGCCTGGAGTTGCTTCTAAGATTGTGCAGGCACTTACCAACAAGGGTATTCAAATACTGCAATCTGCAGATAGCCATACGACAATTTGGATGCTTGTTCATGGGAAAGATTTAAAGTCTGCTGTAAACGCATTACATGATGTGTTTGAATTAAGTACTAATAAACAATTTATATAA
- a CDS encoding GntR family transcriptional regulator, translating to MSIKTDSRQLYLQVIDEIKRGIENGRYEERQKLPSEFQLSKYMGVSRATLREALRILEEDNVVTRRHGVGTFVNPKPIFSSGIEELNSVTYMIEQSGKTAGTQYLTTEFLDPTDDDQVKFSPKQINKLAKIERIRTADNDPVVFCIDKIPEGLIPLEAVHKRDSLFKVMEDYSDRRINYAVTYIEPIGYHDRIHDLLKCDPGQPLLLLKQVHYTEEDEPVLYSANYFRPDVFSFHVLRKRV from the coding sequence ATTTCTATTAAGACGGATTCACGTCAATTGTATTTACAAGTTATTGATGAAATTAAACGCGGAATAGAAAATGGTAGATATGAAGAAAGGCAAAAACTACCCTCCGAATTCCAGCTATCTAAGTATATGGGTGTGTCACGTGCAACATTAAGAGAGGCCTTACGTATATTAGAGGAAGATAATGTTGTAACAAGAAGGCATGGTGTTGGTACATTTGTGAATCCCAAGCCGATCTTCTCGTCCGGGATCGAAGAATTAAATAGTGTCACATACATGATAGAGCAATCAGGAAAGACGGCCGGTACACAATATTTAACTACAGAATTTCTTGATCCAACCGATGATGATCAAGTCAAGTTCTCCCCTAAACAAATTAACAAGCTTGCAAAGATTGAGCGAATTCGTACTGCGGACAATGACCCGGTGGTATTTTGTATTGATAAAATCCCAGAAGGTTTGATTCCATTGGAAGCAGTCCATAAAAGAGACTCCTTATTCAAAGTAATGGAAGATTATTCGGATAGACGTATTAATTATGCAGTAACTTATATAGAGCCTATTGGATACCATGATCGAATCCATGATTTATTAAAATGTGATCCTGGCCAACCGTTACTGTTGTTAAAGCAGGTGCATTACACAGAGGAAGATGAGCCAGTCCTCTATTCAGCAAATTACTTTCGTCCCGATGTATTTAGTTTCCACGTTTTAAGAAAACGTGTGTAA
- a CDS encoding YlmC/YmxH family sporulation protein encodes MRYKDISGKEIVNVSQGSRLGILGQTDLEINEKTGQIESFIIPNYKWFGLKKEGDEQKINWNSIKKIGEDMIMIEMEE; translated from the coding sequence ATGCGCTATAAAGATATTAGTGGAAAAGAGATCGTCAATGTTAGTCAGGGATCTCGGTTAGGAATACTGGGTCAAACAGATTTGGAAATAAATGAGAAAACAGGTCAGATTGAATCTTTTATTATTCCAAATTATAAATGGTTTGGACTTAAGAAAGAAGGGGATGAACAAAAAATAAATTGGAATTCGATTAAAAAAATAGGTGAAGACATGATTATGATTGAAATGGAGGAATGA
- the dpaB gene encoding dipicolinate synthase subunit B: MSLEGKRIGLGLTGSHHMYEKVYPQIEKLMDEKAEVIPIVSYTVRNTDTKHGKAEEHIERVESITGKQVISTIPGAEPLGPKNPLDCMVIAPLTGNSLSKFANALTDNPVLMAAKSTIRNQKPVVLGISTNDALGLNGINLMRLMATKYIYFIPYGQDNPYNKPNSLVANMDYLLPTVESALNDKQLQPVIIPHIY, from the coding sequence ATGAGTTTAGAAGGAAAGCGTATTGGTCTTGGTTTAACGGGATCACATCATATGTATGAAAAGGTATACCCACAAATTGAAAAGTTGATGGATGAAAAAGCCGAAGTAATTCCAATTGTTTCCTATACGGTAAGAAATACAGATACGAAACATGGAAAAGCAGAAGAACATATTGAAAGAGTCGAATCAATTACAGGAAAACAGGTAATATCCACCATTCCTGGAGCTGAACCATTGGGTCCAAAGAATCCATTAGATTGTATGGTAATCGCTCCGTTAACTGGAAATTCATTGAGTAAATTTGCCAATGCACTTACAGACAACCCCGTATTAATGGCTGCAAAATCTACAATAAGGAATCAGAAACCTGTTGTTTTAGGGATTTCCACAAATGATGCACTTGGATTGAATGGCATAAATTTAATGCGATTAATGGCAACAAAATATATTTATTTCATTCCATATGGTCAGGATAATCCTTATAATAAACCGAACTCACTAGTAGCCAATATGGATTATTTACTTCCAACAGTAGAATCGGCCCTTAATGACAAGCAATTGCAACCTGTTATTATTCCTCATATCTATTAA
- the asd gene encoding aspartate-semialdehyde dehydrogenase has protein sequence MTEKTTYNIAVVGATGAVGQKIIQLLEDKNFPINELKLLSSERSAGKKVQFKQNELTVEVAAPESFAGVDIAFFSAGGSVSKKLAPEAVKHGAVVVDNTSAYRMDDEVPLVVPEVNKSDIKSHKGIIANPNCSTIQMVAALKPLQDVYGIDRVIVSTYQAVSGAGEAANDELVKQTKQFIANEEMEAELLPVSGDKKHFPIAFNALPQIDVFQENGYTFEEMKMINETKKIMHAPQLAVSATCVRLPVFTSHAESIYIEVETEGLGVADLWKVLGNAEGVALEDDPSTQSYPTPLSAANKEDVFVGRVRKDLDNDKGFHMWVVSDNLMKGAAWNSIQIADSLIQNKWL, from the coding sequence ATGACAGAAAAAACAACTTACAATATAGCAGTGGTAGGAGCTACAGGGGCAGTTGGACAGAAAATCATCCAATTATTAGAAGATAAAAATTTCCCAATAAATGAATTAAAACTTTTATCATCAGAAAGGTCAGCAGGAAAGAAAGTTCAATTTAAGCAAAATGAATTAACAGTAGAAGTAGCCGCTCCTGAAAGTTTTGCAGGAGTAGATATTGCATTTTTTTCTGCAGGTGGGTCGGTATCCAAAAAACTAGCACCTGAAGCAGTAAAACATGGTGCTGTAGTTGTTGACAATACGAGTGCATATCGAATGGATGATGAGGTGCCATTAGTAGTGCCAGAGGTTAATAAGTCAGATATTAAAAGCCATAAAGGGATTATTGCTAATCCAAATTGCTCAACCATTCAAATGGTAGCAGCATTAAAACCCTTACAGGATGTATACGGTATTGATCGTGTTATTGTATCGACATACCAAGCAGTTTCAGGTGCTGGGGAAGCCGCCAATGATGAATTAGTTAAACAAACGAAACAATTCATAGCTAATGAAGAAATGGAAGCAGAATTACTTCCAGTATCAGGTGATAAGAAACATTTTCCAATTGCGTTTAATGCATTGCCACAAATTGACGTATTTCAGGAAAACGGTTATACGTTTGAAGAAATGAAGATGATCAACGAAACAAAGAAAATTATGCATGCCCCACAATTGGCAGTTTCTGCGACGTGCGTACGTCTCCCTGTGTTTACATCACATGCAGAAAGTATATATATAGAAGTGGAAACAGAAGGTCTAGGAGTTGCTGATCTTTGGAAGGTCTTAGGCAATGCAGAAGGTGTTGCGCTTGAAGATGATCCTTCAACACAATCGTATCCAACACCTTTAAGTGCTGCAAATAAAGAAGATGTTTTTGTTGGTCGTGTAAGAAAAGATTTAGATAACGATAAAGGATTTCATATGTGGGTTGTATCTGATAACCTCATGAAAGGTGCTGCTTGGAATTCAATCCAAATAGCAGATAGTTTAATTCAAAATAAATGGCTATAA
- the dpaA gene encoding dipicolinic acid synthetase subunit A — MSQLIAVIGGDARYLELIRQLQTLPDTTIILVGFDKLEQGFTGLKQMDFDDLEPDKLDAVVLPITGTDMAGYVETVFSDQPIHIEKEWFLKLNKSTQVFTGITNDYLSSAAKESDVSLIPLLDRDDVAIYNSIPTAEGTIMMAIEHTDYTIHSSRVIVVGFGRVGNTVANKFAALGAKVSVSGSSIKDLARINEMGLTAIPLSELDAYTSECDLLINTIPAPVVEKDSIQHLPPHALIMDLASKPGGTDFNYAEQRGIQAILARSLPGIVAPKTAGKILADVIKQLVTKGD; from the coding sequence ATGAGTCAATTAATTGCAGTAATAGGTGGCGATGCTCGCTATTTGGAATTAATTCGGCAGTTGCAGACGCTGCCTGATACAACAATTATTCTTGTAGGTTTTGATAAATTGGAACAAGGTTTTACAGGGTTGAAGCAGATGGATTTCGATGATCTAGAACCAGACAAATTAGATGCGGTCGTTTTACCGATTACTGGAACAGATATGGCAGGGTATGTTGAAACCGTGTTTTCTGATCAGCCAATTCATATAGAGAAGGAATGGTTTCTAAAACTTAACAAATCGACACAGGTTTTTACAGGCATTACAAATGATTATTTATCATCTGCTGCAAAAGAATCAGATGTTTCATTAATTCCTTTATTAGATAGAGATGATGTTGCTATATATAATTCAATACCAACAGCAGAAGGGACAATTATGATGGCAATAGAACATACGGATTATACCATCCATTCCTCACGAGTTATTGTAGTTGGTTTTGGCAGAGTTGGCAATACAGTAGCAAATAAATTCGCGGCACTCGGTGCTAAGGTTTCTGTGAGCGGCAGTAGTATAAAAGATTTGGCCAGAATAAATGAAATGGGTTTAACTGCTATTCCTTTATCCGAACTAGATGCGTACACAAGTGAATGTGATTTACTAATTAATACGATTCCAGCTCCAGTTGTAGAAAAGGATTCCATTCAACATTTGCCTCCACATGCCCTTATAATGGATCTTGCTTCTAAGCCGGGTGGTACGGACTTCAATTATGCAGAGCAAAGGGGGATACAGGCGATATTAGCTAGAAGTTTGCCTGGTATTGTTGCCCCAAAAACGGCTGGAAAAATTCTTGCCGATGTCATTAAACAATTAGTAACGAAAGGGGATTAA